One stretch of Hyalangium gracile DNA includes these proteins:
- the rnc gene encoding ribonuclease III has translation MEKLSLQERVQELENRLGVPMLRKELGLAALTHKSYFNEHREAGLQDNERLEFLGDAVVDLAISHRLMERFPNASEGELSKLRALIVNEEGLARIARALALGDLLLLGRGEEMTGGREKSSVLADAMEAVIGALYLGSGMDAVMALVDRHFADALDGVAQGRSGLDYKTKLQEDVQNRLKLSPRYRVVAEAGPDHEKTFEVEVSIGSELYARATGRNKKEAEQAAARATLDMLRKDDTSK, from the coding sequence GTGGAGAAGCTGAGCCTTCAAGAGCGCGTCCAGGAGCTGGAGAACCGGCTGGGGGTGCCCATGCTCCGCAAGGAGCTGGGCCTGGCCGCGCTGACGCACAAGAGCTACTTCAACGAGCACCGCGAGGCGGGGCTCCAGGACAACGAGCGGCTGGAGTTCCTGGGGGACGCGGTGGTGGACCTGGCCATCAGCCACCGCCTGATGGAGCGCTTCCCCAACGCCTCCGAGGGCGAGCTGTCCAAGCTGCGCGCGCTGATCGTCAACGAGGAGGGCCTGGCGCGCATCGCCCGGGCGCTGGCGCTGGGCGATCTGCTGCTGCTGGGCCGGGGCGAGGAGATGACGGGCGGGCGGGAGAAGAGCTCCGTGCTGGCCGACGCCATGGAGGCCGTCATCGGCGCGCTGTACCTGGGCTCGGGCATGGACGCGGTGATGGCGCTGGTGGACCGGCACTTCGCGGACGCCCTGGACGGGGTGGCCCAGGGCCGCAGCGGCCTGGACTACAAGACGAAGCTCCAGGAGGACGTGCAGAACCGGCTCAAGCTGTCGCCGCGCTACCGGGTGGTGGCCGAGGCGGGGCCTGACCACGAGAAGACATTCGAGGTGGAGGTGTCCATCGGCTCGGAGCTGTACGCCCGGGCCACGGGGCGCAACAAGAAGGAGGCGGAGCAGGCCGCCGCCCGCGCCACCCTGGACATGCTTCGGAAGGACGACACCTCGAAGTGA